The window TCCCCACCAGCATCCATAACATCAAGTAAAACTTGGTCTTCATCAGCATCAGTAGTGGAACGATCAATTACGATGTAACCCTTACGGTCAAACATGTAAGCAACGGAACCAGTTGCACCGAGTGAACCACCATTACGAGTAAAGGCAACACGGACATCAGAAGCAGTACGGTTCTTGTTATCAGTTAAAGCTTCAACTAAAACTGCAACACCACCTGGTGCATAGCCTTCATAGGTAATTTCATCATAATGTTCATCTGAATTACCTTCAGCCTTCTTAATAGCACGTTCAATGTTAGTCTTAGGCATGTTTGCTGCACGTGCTTTATCCATAACCATACGTAAAGTAGGATTTCCTGAAGGGTCAGGACCACCACTCTTTGCAGCCATATAAATTTCACGAGATAATTTTTGGAAAACTTTACCTCTCTTAGCGTCTTGCGCATTCTTGCGGCCTTGAATATTGTGCCATTTTGAATGTCCTGACATAAGAATCCTTCTTTCTTTTTATTTAATATAGTTAACCTTGTCAATCATAACGCACTCAAGGTTTAAATTCAATCTATGATTAATTAGGAATTGCTTTTTTCTTGATGGTGTCTAATCCAGTAAACAAAAATACAGAGTAAAATAGCTAAAAGCGCTCCAGCTGAATCAAGAGCAACATCGTGAAGACTTGGGGTTCTATCTCCTGTCAAATATTGATGAAATTCATCTAATCCAGCTAATCCAATAATTCCTAACCAGATAAACAAAGGTCCACACCATTTTTTAAATAAACGATCTAATCCTAAACAAGCAAATAAACCAACTAAAAAATACGATGAAAAATGGGCAAATTTTCTCATGACAAATTGTGTCATTCCAGCTTCCCCATTGTCTAAAAATGCATTATGCCAGCGACCAGCATAATAAATATTCCATTTTCCAACTATTCTTTCAATAATCGGAAAATGTCGATGAATAAATCCTGGTGACATCTCTTGTTCGTGATAAGTCATCGAACTGGAAATAAATAAACCTAAAAGCACTAAGAGCATCAAACAGACAAAGATCATTTCTCGCTTAGTTAATACTGTTTTTTTCATTTTTCAACTTTCCTACTTTCAAGTTCTTCAGCAACCAAAACAATTATTTTTTTAGCAATTTCAACTTTAGTTGTTTCTGTAATATTTTCAGTTGTTTTATCTTGCCTTAAAACCATGACTTTATCTTCATCACTACCAAATACTCCATGACTGACATCATTTGCAACAATCATGTCAGCTTTTTTCTCTTGCAATTTTTTCGAAGCATTTTCTAATAAGTTATTTGTTTCAGCAGCAAAACCAACAACAACTTGATTCGCTTTTTTTATACTTCCCATTTTTTTCAAAATATCAGGAGTTTCTTTCAAATAAATTTTTAACTCATCCCCCTGATCCTGCTTTTTGATTTTATGAGCAATATAATTTACCGGTTCATAATCTGCTACAGCTGCTGCCATAATTAAAGCATCTGCACCTAAAAAAGCTGTCTTAACTGCTGAGAACATCTGTTCTGTAGTTTCTACCTTAATGTTTTTTAAACTAGGCGAATTAGGTAATGAGACAGCAATATGACCCGAAATTAAAATCACCTCGGCTCCAGCAACAAGAGCAGCTTTAGCTAAAGCTATTCCCATCTTACCACTTGAACGGTTACCTAAAAAACGAACCGGATCAAGCGGAGATATTGTTCCACCTGCAGTAATTACAATTTTTTTACCAGCTAATATTTGTTTAGCTTGAAAAGAATCATCTATCCAAGCCATAATGTTATCTGGCTCTGGCATCCTTCCCTTACCACTATATCCTTCAGCTAAGCGCCCAGTAGCAGGATCCATTACCGCAATTCCATCTTGTTTTAATAAGGCTAGATTTCTTTGAAAGGCTGGATTACTCCACATATGACTATTCATAGCTGGAACTACATATTTAGGTGAAGCTGTTGCTAGGAAAGTTGTACTTGCCGCATCATCAGCAATACCATTTGCAATTTTAGCAATAAAATTAGCCGTTGCTGGAACTACAACAGCAATTTCTGTCCAATCGGCTAATTCAATGTGCTGAATCTGATCAGCTCTTTCTTTTTCCCAGAGATCAGTCAACACTGGATACTTAGTTAAAGCAGCTAATGTTTGCGTACCGATTAAATGGACAGCTTCTTTTGTCATAACTACTCTTACTTCATGTCCCTCTTTTTGAAAATTTCGTACAACGTTAATTGCTTTATAGGCGGCAATACTACCTGTAATATAAACTGTAGCTTTCATTTTTCTCAACCTTAATTTCATAATTTCTTTCTACTATAACACAAGCTAACTAAGACAAATTATTAAAAAATAAATTATCAAATTAAAAATCATTAACGGATTCTGATATGATTTATATTGAATAAAGATATCGATCACATACCTTGAAAGGATAAATATACAAAATGAAAAAATATTATCAAAAGATTTTTTCTCTTTTTATTGTAATGGGGGCTTTATTTCTAGTTCTTACTGGCTGCTCCAAAAAAGAAAATTCATCGTCTAACAAAATCTCGATTGTTACCAGCACCAATGTTTATGCTAATATTGCACAAAATGTTTTAGGTAAGTACGGCAAAGCAACAGCCATTATTACTAGTAGTTCCACCGATCCCCACGATTTTGAACCAACTACTGCAGATGCAAAAAAAGTTCAAGATGCCAAAATTGTTGTAGCTAATGGTTTAGGATATGATTCCTGGCTAGCAAAACTGGCTAAATCAAGTAATAAGTCTGCTGTTTTAGTTGGTGAAGACTTAATGAATTTGAAAAGCGGTGATAATCCTCATATCTGGTTTGACTTAAATATGCCAACAAAATATGTCAACTATTTGGTAAAGCGCTTATCTAAAATTGATAAAAAACACGCAAACTATTATAAAGAGAATGGAATTAAATATTTAGCAAAAATCAAAAAAGTCAAAAAAATAGCTGATTCAATTGATGGTACAAAACAAAAACCAGTATATGTTAGTGAACCAGTATTCGACTATGCTTTGAAAGCCACCCACTTTAAGATCGGCGATAAAGATTTTGAAGAGGCAATCGAAAATGAAACTGATCCGAGTGCCAAAATTGTTCATCAAATGAATCAAACTATTAATAATCGTGGTATCTCTTTCTTTGTTAAAAACTCCCAAGTAAGTAGTTCTACCGTTAACAATTTCGTTAAAAGAGCCAAATCAAAGAAGATTCCAATCTTGCAAGTTCGTGAAACTATTCCAAACAATACAACTTATTTGAAATGGATGACAGAAAATTATCAAAATTTAGCAAATATCGCTAAAAAGTTAAAATAATTACCAAAAAAGAGGCATGAGCCTCTTTTTTATTACCCTAAAATATCCTTTAATTTGTTATTAAATTGCTTAGGAATTTCTGCCATAATTACGTGACCAGTTGGTGACATAATAAAACTATCTACTTGATCATTTTTTTCTTCAAGCAACTTTTCATATCCTTCACGATAATACGGACTCTCCTTAGCAATAAAAAAAGTAATCGGAATTGTTGCGTTTTCTATAACTTTTCGCCAATCTAAGGACATATGATTTTCTAACAAGTCCACATTATCTTTTCTATTAAAGGGGTTTTCTTCTTTTGCTTTCATAAGTTTGGCATAAACACCATCATCTAGTCCTGCGAAAGTTTCATGAACATGGGGTCTTTCCTGACATTTTTTATGATAATTTTCACTTGTATAGTCCATAAAGCCATACTTCCAATTCTTATCATTAAGCATCTTAGGTGATTGATCTACCACTAATGCACGCTTAACAACAGTTGGCCATCTTTTTATTAGACAGAAAATAATCGAAGCGCCCATTGAATGTCCCATGAAAATAGCCTGTTTAATTTTCAGAAAAGAAATTAATTCTTCTAAATCTTGTGTTAAACGAACAATATTATGTCCTCTTTCTGTGCGTTGGCTCTTCCCCATATTTCGGTGGTCATAAGTAAGTACTTGATACCCTAAATTATTAAGAAATGGTACTTGAGCAGACCATATTTCTTGATATGCACCAAAACCATTTACTAGGACAATCGTCTTCCCTTTCCCAGTTAATTCATAATTAATTTTTACATTATCACTTGTTTCAAACAGCATTTTTACTCCTTATTCTGTTTAATTCTAATGAATAAACATCCAACTGCAGCAATAATCGCAATAATCAAAGCTTGACTTAATCCACTACTTAAGCTTACGTTGATCCCGTCATAAACGCTTTGCTGGAGCGAGCTTGTGGCAATTCCAGCCGCGTATGATAAAACACCATATGAACCAATTGCAGCAATCATAAGCGGTAAAATTGCAATCTTTTTACCAAATAAAACCATTACCATTGCCAAAATGTAGAGACCAATTAGTAGGAAATAAATCAAATGATAAATCTCAGCTGCTTGTTTTACATCCGCAGAATTCTGTCTTAATTGTTCATTTACTAATTGCAATATTAACTGATTAAAAACTTGTTCTTGTTGCGTATCATTATTTAGTTTTAGATCAGATGCAGCTAATTTACCATTGGCTAAATAATTAGTACTCAATTGATTTAGCCCTTGATATGATGTTTTTAATTCAATATTCTTGGGTAATTGTGATAAAAGCGTATCTTCGATTCCCGATTCTTGCAAAAAACTGACTCCCATTTGCAAATCACTATTATTCGCTTGGTCAACTACCTTATTAATTGAGCTTTTCACAAGACCAGCAGTACTATCAACTTTCAATTCAACTGGACTTGTTAAAGTCAAACTTAGTGAGATAAAGATTAATCCAATTACAACTAATCTCCAAATCCATTTTATTAATTTCATTTTTTCTCCTAACGAAAATTTTAATAGTCTTTTATAATCGCTAAAATACTACATAAAGTTTTTTTTAGTGCTATATAATAAAAGTGTAACAAATATTAAAGGAGTTCAGCATGATTGATGAAAAACTAAAAGAATTTTTCAATAAATTTCCTCATATTAAGGAAAATAAGCCTTTACAAAATACTCTGAGCAAGAAAATCAACAACCTAATAAAAAAAGAAATCCAACATGGTGCAAGTCAAGTTGAAGCGGAACAGAAAGCACTTTTAAATTTAACAGATCTAGACACTCTATTATCACAACTAAAAAATTTAGAAGAAACTGACTACAGTAAATATAATGATTTCTTTGCTAAAATCTTTGATTCAAAATTAGTTAATGAATTAAAACTTAAATTAAATCAAATTGATGAAATTCACCTTAATTACCGCTTGGGTGATATTTTAGTATTACCCACTAATTCATCAAACTTAATTGTGCATGATTTTATGTCTAGAGATATTGAAAATCTTCATTCAACGGTCGAAAAAATTGGTAACGTCTTAAAAATTACTCAAGGTCCACGTAAGCTGGTAGGAATTTTCAAAAATAAAACTTTATTATTTTTACCTAAAAATTTTACTGGCTTCCTAACAATCAGAAGTCAAAGTGGTGATATCTATATTAATAAAGTTCCAAATTATTGTATGCTGGATGTTACTGCAGTTTCTGGCGATTTATTATTGGCTCATTCTAAACTTAAACGTGTTCAAGCAGACTTAAAGTCAGGCGACATTGCTGTTTCTAATACATCTGCAAATGTATTTCACATTAATGCTCATTCTGGAATTCTAACTAGCGATCATGTTTGTGCAAAAGAAGAGATTTCTTATCATACAAGTAGTGGAAATATAGACTTAGAAAGTATTTCTACTAAAAACTTTTTTATCGATACTAAGAGTGGAAAAATTACTATTAATGACCTTAATAGCGAAAGAATGGATTTAGTTACTGATACAGGAAATATGAGCTTAAATAAGGTTAACGGTAGCGGTGATATTAAGTCTGGAATTGGGAAAATATCCTTATCAATTGCTGATAAATCTAATTTTAATTTTTCAATCACAAGTAAAGTTGGAAGTATCCGCGTAAATGTACCAAAGAAAGAATTATTTAAATTCAAAATCAATACTAAAAAAATCGGCCCTACTGATCTTCCACTTGACTCCATTATTTATGGTAATAATGAATATGATGAAATTGAAGGATATGTTGGTAATGAAAATTCAAGTAACTCACTAACGATCACAAGTGAAATTGGAAAAGTATCAATTAAGAACGAAAATTAAACAACTTCAAGCGAAAATGCTAGCAAACCTAAAATTTGCTAGCATTTTTTCTAAATTATTAAGCCTGCTTTATATCCTGCAAAAACTAAAATTAAGCCGCCACCATAGGATAATAAAGCATAAAGAAGGAATGTTTTGTAATTATGATCCTGCCAATGAGAAAGCAACTCAACATTTAATGTGGAAAAGGTCGTATAACCTCCCAGTACCCCGGTTCCAACTAAAGCATAAACAAATGGCGAAAAATTGCGCGAAAAAACTAGCCCTAACAAAAATGCCCCAGTAAGATTTATTAATAAAGTAGCATAAGGAAAGTTGCTAGACCAATGTTTTTTACCATAATTAGTAATTCCGTACCTAAGAATTGCTCCCCAAATTGCTCCAAAACCAGCTGTTACAAGTGTCGTTATCATGCTCTTATTGCCAACTTTCTACCCAATATTTTTCCTGTAATCATTCCTAAATAAGCAAATAAAAATCCAATAAAGATTGAACTAAAGAAATATATCAGCGCCTGATTATTCATTCCGCTTTCTAATTGCTTGAATGTATCCAAATGGAAACTAGAAAAGGTTGTAAATGCTCCTACAAAACCTGTACTTAATCCTGTAACTAGCCAATCTCGTCCTTCCCTAAATTCAATAAAGAAATATGTTAGAAAGGCTAATAAAAAGCAACCAATAATATTAGCTACAAAAGTTCCAGCCTGTGACCAAATCACATTTAAATAAGCACGTAATGCTCCTCCACAAAATGCAAATAAACCAACACTGATATAATTTTTCAACTTTTTATTCATTAAAAATCAACCTTCTTATTGCATACGCAATTCCATCTTCATTATTTGTTCGAGTAACATAATTAGCTCGCTTCTTTATCTCTAATACCGCGTTTCCCATAGCTACTTTATAAAAATCTGGAACGTCAAACATGGAAATATCATTCTTTTGATCACCAAAAATCATTATTTCATCTTGTCTAAGATTAAGTTTCTGCGCCAATTCTTTTAAAGCGTTTCCTTTTGAAGCTTGCTTAGAATTAATTTCGATTAATGTTTTATCAGAGGTAGAAACGTTATATTTTTCAATAACTTCTTTGGGCAGGTGCCGATAAACTCTTTCCATTTCTGATGGAGCACCTGAAAACATGGCTTTTGTAAATTTTAAATCTTTAGCTATATCTTTAAATCCACAAACCTCAATCGACATTCTAGTCAGCCAGCTTTCACGCGATAAATAATAATTAATAAAGTGATCTAATGTAATAAATTTATCACTCACTTCAATATGAAAGTTAGCCTTCAATTGTTGAGCTATTTTTTCAAAAAAAAGGAAATCTTGATAACTTAATAATTCTTCAACTACTGCATTTCCTTGTGCATTCAAAACTAGAGCACCATTAAAAGCCACAACATATTGATTAGGATCTTGCAGATCTAACTGATCTAAATACTCTTTAATTCCTGGAAATGGTCGCCCCGAACAAGGAACAATTTTAATTCCTAATCGAGATGCTTTTTGTAAAGCTTCCCTTGTTTTAACACTTATTTCTTGTTTATCATTCAATAAAGTTCCATCAAGGTCAACGGCAATTAATTTTGTCTTCATCAATTTTCTCCTATGTAATCGTTCACTTTCCTTTCTATTATACAAAAAAAGACGACACTACTCCCTTATTACACATAAGAAAGTAGGCGTCGTCAGATCTTAATCGGTTAAATTGGTGAACGCCATCACCTATTATAATTTAATAAAGACAGTTTACTTTGAACCCATCTCTTCTTCAACGACTTTAGCAACTTCTTCACAATACTTATCAGCTAATTCTTGTGTTGGTGCTTCAGTCATAACACGAAGTAAGCTTTGAGTTCCAGATGGACGAACAAAAATCCGTCCTTCATCGCTCAACTCTTCCTCTACCTTTTTAATAGCTTCGGTAATTCGCTTATGTTCTTTCCAGTCTTTCTTATCTTTGACAGGAACATTGATTAAGCGTTGTGGATATTCTTTAAAGTCGCTTAATAATTCACTTAATGACTTACCAGTATCCTTCATTACGTATAATAAATGCAATCCGGTAAGCATTCCATCACCAGTATTATGATAGTCACTGATAATAACGTGACCAGATTGTTCACCGCCTAGATTATAACCATTAGCTCTCATTTCTTCTGAAACATAACGGTCACCAACTTGAGTTCTGACATTCTTAAGGCCGCGTCTTTCTAAAGCCTTAGTAAAGCCTAAGTTACTCAT of the Lactobacillus gasseri ATCC 33323 = JCM 1131 genome contains:
- the crcB gene encoding fluoride efflux transporter CrcB, whose translation is MITTLVTAGFGAIWGAILRYGITNYGKKHWSSNFPYATLLINLTGAFLLGLVFSRNFSPFVYALVGTGVLGGYTTFSTLNVELLSHWQDHNYKTFLLYALLSYGGGLILVFAGYKAGLII
- a CDS encoding alpha/beta fold hydrolase, which produces MLFETSDNVKINYELTGKGKTIVLVNGFGAYQEIWSAQVPFLNNLGYQVLTYDHRNMGKSQRTERGHNIVRLTQDLEELISFLKIKQAIFMGHSMGASIIFCLIKRWPTVVKRALVVDQSPKMLNDKNWKYGFMDYTSENYHKKCQERPHVHETFAGLDDGVYAKLMKAKEENPFNRKDNVDLLENHMSLDWRKVIENATIPITFFIAKESPYYREGYEKLLEEKNDQVDSFIMSPTGHVIMAEIPKQFNNKLKDILG
- a CDS encoding DUF4097 family beta strand repeat-containing protein, with product MIDEKLKEFFNKFPHIKENKPLQNTLSKKINNLIKKEIQHGASQVEAEQKALLNLTDLDTLLSQLKNLEETDYSKYNDFFAKIFDSKLVNELKLKLNQIDEIHLNYRLGDILVLPTNSSNLIVHDFMSRDIENLHSTVEKIGNVLKITQGPRKLVGIFKNKTLLFLPKNFTGFLTIRSQSGDIYINKVPNYCMLDVTAVSGDLLLAHSKLKRVQADLKSGDIAVSNTSANVFHINAHSGILTSDHVCAKEEISYHTSSGNIDLESISTKNFFIDTKSGKITINDLNSERMDLVTDTGNMSLNKVNGSGDIKSGIGKISLSIADKSNFNFSITSKVGSIRVNVPKKELFKFKINTKKIGPTDLPLDSIIYGNNEYDEIEGYVGNENSSNSLTITSEIGKVSIKNEN
- a CDS encoding metal ABC transporter solute-binding protein, Zn/Mn family translates to MKKYYQKIFSLFIVMGALFLVLTGCSKKENSSSNKISIVTSTNVYANIAQNVLGKYGKATAIITSSSTDPHDFEPTTADAKKVQDAKIVVANGLGYDSWLAKLAKSSNKSAVLVGEDLMNLKSGDNPHIWFDLNMPTKYVNYLVKRLSKIDKKHANYYKENGIKYLAKIKKVKKIADSIDGTKQKPVYVSEPVFDYALKATHFKIGDKDFEEAIENETDPSAKIVHQMNQTINNRGISFFVKNSQVSSSTVNNFVKRAKSKKIPILQVRETIPNNTTYLKWMTENYQNLANIAKKLK
- a CDS encoding VanZ family protein: MKKTVLTKREMIFVCLMLLVLLGLFISSSMTYHEQEMSPGFIHRHFPIIERIVGKWNIYYAGRWHNAFLDNGEAGMTQFVMRKFAHFSSYFLVGLFACLGLDRLFKKWCGPLFIWLGIIGLAGLDEFHQYLTGDRTPSLHDVALDSAGALLAILLCIFVYWIRHHQEKSNS
- a CDS encoding YebC/PmpR family DNA-binding transcriptional regulator; translated protein: MSGHSKWHNIQGRKNAQDAKRGKVFQKLSREIYMAAKSGGPDPSGNPTLRMVMDKARAANMPKTNIERAIKKAEGNSDEHYDEITYEGYAPGGVAVLVEALTDNKNRTASDVRVAFTRNGGSLGATGSVAYMFDRKGYIVIDRSTTDADEDQVLLDVMDAGGDDLETSDDAFEIYTDPKQFTAVRDALEKAGYKLANAELTMIPQNTTPVPADKKEQFTHLIDALEDNDDVSNVYTAAADDDE
- the coaBC gene encoding bifunctional phosphopantothenoylcysteine decarboxylase/phosphopantothenate--cysteine ligase CoaBC, yielding MKATVYITGSIAAYKAINVVRNFQKEGHEVRVVMTKEAVHLIGTQTLAALTKYPVLTDLWEKERADQIQHIELADWTEIAVVVPATANFIAKIANGIADDAASTTFLATASPKYVVPAMNSHMWSNPAFQRNLALLKQDGIAVMDPATGRLAEGYSGKGRMPEPDNIMAWIDDSFQAKQILAGKKIVITAGGTISPLDPVRFLGNRSSGKMGIALAKAALVAGAEVILISGHIAVSLPNSPSLKNIKVETTEQMFSAVKTAFLGADALIMAAAVADYEPVNYIAHKIKKQDQGDELKIYLKETPDILKKMGSIKKANQVVVGFAAETNNLLENASKKLQEKKADMIVANDVSHGVFGSDEDKVMVLRQDKTTENITETTKVEIAKKIIVLVAEELESRKVEK
- a CDS encoding Cof-type HAD-IIB family hydrolase; its protein translation is MKTKLIAVDLDGTLLNDKQEISVKTREALQKASRLGIKIVPCSGRPFPGIKEYLDQLDLQDPNQYVVAFNGALVLNAQGNAVVEELLSYQDFLFFEKIAQQLKANFHIEVSDKFITLDHFINYYLSRESWLTRMSIEVCGFKDIAKDLKFTKAMFSGAPSEMERVYRHLPKEVIEKYNVSTSDKTLIEINSKQASKGNALKELAQKLNLRQDEIMIFGDQKNDISMFDVPDFYKVAMGNAVLEIKKRANYVTRTNNEDGIAYAIRRLIFNE
- a CDS encoding fluoride efflux transporter FluC; the protein is MNKKLKNYISVGLFAFCGGALRAYLNVIWSQAGTFVANIIGCFLLAFLTYFFIEFREGRDWLVTGLSTGFVGAFTTFSSFHLDTFKQLESGMNNQALIYFFSSIFIGFLFAYLGMITGKILGRKLAIRA